CTGCTTGCGGGTTTTGGACTGCAGCTCGGCAACGTCGATTTTGAATTGCGTTGCGATGAAATCCCGGATGACAACCGGCGAAAGTGTTCTGCTTTGGCCGATAATGTTGCTCAGTGTTTCCTTGAGCATGCCGAAATCCGGTTCCGCCTTCAGCAGCGAACATTGGGCCTTGAGGCTGACAATGGCGCTTTCCACCTGGCGGATGTCGCCTTTGATGTGTTCCGCAAGATAAACAACCTGCTCTTCGTTTAAGCACAGATCCTTGATTTCCGCCTTGCGGCGGATGATTTTGATCCGCGTTTCCATGGTGGGCGGATTGATGGTCGTCACCATGCCGGAAAGAAGCCGGGAGCGGATGCCGGAATCGATGTCGGGAATTTCCTTGGGCCCCAAGGAGCTGGTGAAAATGATTTTTTTGCCGGTTTCAAGGAGAATATCAAGGGCCTCGGAAAGCTCCGCCTGGGTTTTCAGGCGTCCCGCCAGGGTATGGACATCCTCGATAAGAAGCACATCACATTGTTTGTGATATTTATTCTTAAAGTCATTCATGGTGTTGTTTTTGATGTTTTTCACCATTTCCGAGGTCAACTGCTGGGCGGACAGATAGTTGAGCCTGGTTGCCGGTTTATTTTCAATAATATGATGGGCAACCGCATGGGTCAGATGACTTTTGCCCAGGCCCGTCCCTGCTTTTAAATAGAGACAGTTGCCGAAGGCGGTGTCGTTCATGGCGATATCGGCGCAGGCGGAATGCGCCATGAAATTACAGCTGCCGACAATAAATTCATTAAAGGTGAAACGGGGATGCAGGGTTCTGATGCTTGATTTCACCTTTGGCATATCCGGCAAACGCAAGGCTTGCCGCGGAGCGGAGAGCAGGGCCTGCGGGGTCGACTGGCCGTTTGTCTGAAAAACGATTTTGAGATCGTTTCGGTCCAGTAGGTGCAGGGCGTCCTGGATGTTTGCGCTGTATTTGTCCGCAACCCAGGAGCTGAAAAAACTGTCCGGGCAGCTCAGTTCAAGAGTCGAATTGTCATTTTCTTTTCCTGATAATGGGGCAATCCAGAGCGAATATGCCGTTTCTGGCAGTTTTTCCGATAAAATTTCTTTAATTTTTTCCCAGAGCATGGATGTTCCCGAGGTCGTTTGGAGATTCTATAAATGAAG
This region of Desulfobulbaceae bacterium DB1 genomic DNA includes:
- a CDS encoding chromosomal replication initiator protein DnaA — translated: MLWEKIKEILSEKLPETAYSLWIAPLSGKENDNSTLELSCPDSFFSSWVADKYSANIQDALHLLDRNDLKIVFQTNGQSTPQALLSAPRQALRLPDMPKVKSSIRTLHPRFTFNEFIVGSCNFMAHSACADIAMNDTAFGNCLYLKAGTGLGKSHLTHAVAHHIIENKPATRLNYLSAQQLTSEMVKNIKNNTMNDFKNKYHKQCDVLLIEDVHTLAGRLKTQAELSEALDILLETGKKIIFTSSLGPKEIPDIDSGIRSRLLSGMVTTINPPTMETRIKIIRRKAEIKDLCLNEEQVVYLAEHIKGDIRQVESAIVSLKAQCSLLKAEPDFGMLKETLSNIIGQSRTLSPVVIRDFIATQFKIDVAELQSKTRKQSISLPRQIAMYLSRKYTDMPLTDIGKAFNRDHSTVVHSIRAITDKRTRNTSLRRQVELLEDRLEKKFL